From Planctomycetota bacterium, the proteins below share one genomic window:
- a CDS encoding DUF58 domain-containing protein: MPASRERQIDRKAVAKISRLELRARQAVEGYYSGIHKSPYHGFNVEFAEFREYSPGDDPRYIDWRVLARTDRFFIKQFEAETNLSCYILLDTSGSMDFTTAPETRLDYGAGLTASLALLMLHQGDQAGLVTFDNAVRAFIPPRGNARHFSAILETLENLKPGADTNIAAVLHEIAERIRRRSMVIVISDLFDNVEALLNGLQHFRHRRHEVIVFHLLDDAELEFPYDRVTLFEGIERGEEIVVDPRLMAESYRTRFRQFLERLRKGCTEKNIDYERMQLSDPFDRALTAYLGRRR, encoded by the coding sequence GTGCCAGCAAGCAGAGAACGCCAGATTGACCGCAAGGCCGTGGCCAAGATCAGCCGGCTCGAACTGCGCGCGCGCCAGGCCGTCGAGGGCTACTACTCGGGCATCCACAAGAGCCCCTACCACGGCTTCAACGTCGAGTTCGCCGAGTTTCGCGAGTACTCGCCCGGCGACGACCCGCGCTACATTGACTGGCGGGTCCTCGCCCGCACCGACCGCTTCTTCATCAAGCAGTTCGAGGCCGAGACCAACCTGAGCTGCTACATCCTGCTCGACACGAGCGGCTCGATGGACTTCACGACGGCCCCCGAGACTCGCCTCGACTATGGCGCCGGTCTGACCGCCTCGCTCGCCTTGCTGATGCTCCACCAGGGCGACCAGGCGGGGCTGGTGACCTTCGACAATGCGGTACGGGCCTTCATTCCGCCGCGCGGCAATGCCCGGCACTTCTCGGCCATCCTCGAAACCCTGGAGAACCTGAAACCCGGCGCCGACACCAACATCGCCGCCGTTCTCCACGAGATCGCCGAGCGCATTCGCCGCCGCAGCATGGTCATCGTCATCAGCGACCTCTTCGACAACGTGGAGGCGCTGCTCAACGGCCTCCAGCACTTCCGCCATCGGCGCCACGAGGTCATCGTCTTCCACCTTCTGGACGACGCGGAGCTCGAGTTCCCGTACGACCGCGTGACGCTCTTCGAGGGCATCGAGCGCGGCGAAGAGATCGTGGTGGACCCGCGCCTGATGGCCGAGAGCTACCGCACGCGCTTTCGCCAGTTCCTCGAGCGCCTGCGCAAGGGTTGCACCGAGAAGAACATTGACTACGAGCGCATGCAGCTCTCGGACCCGTTCGATCGGGCGCTGACGGCGTACCTGGGAAGGCGCCGATGA
- a CDS encoding BatA domain-containing protein: MRFLHPEFLWLAPLVALPILIHLLNRIRYRRVRWAAIDFLLTMERRAVRRARLRQILLMALRMLLLAAALGALLQPVVRGGLAALLGGSRQVAVLLDASASMSATGPGGSAFERGKELVSHTLDALPRGARVAGGWFAHSYVSPFREPLQDRAAVAAVLKDARLTGGHGDVPRALRAAAESLAHGGGGGTIWLLTDLQASGWRADEQGEWQQVREALARAGKPQIIITDLHPGVESNLSVVAVSVAPAVIVENDAPKLTATVELRARGEASAVASLALFLDGRRVDSRTHQFAEPGKADLVFNLPPLKAGPHAGYFELSPDALPGDDRRYFLLHVAARVPVLVVDGAPSSVPFESAADFVKLALQPPEAGAIERSPFAVQAVSLQELAGTDLSKFAAVVVADVPPLPPDAVQRLHDYVTAGGLLLLFPGAHTQIEAWNGEKLAGVPLQPLVEAEGDKQIKLGPVAPVNPVVSQLPAEGLDRVLLAKLFRLKPDAQTTEALIHTERGEPFLVRRQSGRGKVYVFAVSAQPDFSNFPFTPPFLLILHRAIHTHLVEGAAPLALPTFTELRLTMPPGDHLVLTPDGAAVPVMRPPEGDLLFTRTEAAGIYRLVTGSAAPADPGTAPAVAALNPPAQESELERLDAAAINALLPDSSISYLRADGGVESIGQGTEAQSAASTFPLAAIALVFLLGEVLLAWSMGRPSAAGRQE, from the coding sequence ATGCGTTTCCTCCATCCCGAGTTCCTCTGGCTCGCCCCGCTCGTCGCGCTGCCGATCCTCATCCACCTGCTGAACCGCATCCGGTACCGGCGGGTGCGGTGGGCGGCGATTGACTTTCTGCTGACGATGGAGCGGCGGGCGGTGCGGCGCGCGCGGCTTCGCCAGATCCTCCTGATGGCGCTGCGCATGCTGCTGCTGGCCGCCGCCCTCGGCGCGCTGCTTCAGCCGGTGGTGCGGGGCGGCCTGGCCGCGCTGCTCGGCGGCAGCCGGCAGGTGGCGGTGCTGCTCGACGCCTCGGCCTCCATGTCCGCCACCGGGCCGGGAGGCTCGGCGTTCGAGCGCGGCAAGGAACTCGTGTCGCATACCCTCGATGCCCTCCCCCGCGGCGCGCGCGTCGCGGGCGGCTGGTTCGCGCACAGCTACGTCTCGCCCTTCCGCGAGCCGCTCCAGGACCGCGCGGCCGTGGCCGCCGTGCTCAAGGACGCGCGTCTCACCGGCGGACACGGCGACGTGCCGCGGGCGCTTCGAGCCGCCGCGGAATCCCTTGCCCACGGAGGCGGCGGCGGCACGATCTGGCTGCTCACCGACCTCCAGGCCAGCGGCTGGCGCGCCGACGAACAGGGCGAGTGGCAACAGGTGCGCGAAGCCCTCGCCAGGGCCGGCAAGCCCCAGATCATCATCACCGACCTCCACCCCGGCGTCGAGAGCAACCTCTCGGTCGTGGCCGTGAGCGTGGCGCCCGCTGTGATCGTGGAGAACGACGCGCCCAAGCTCACCGCCACCGTGGAACTGCGCGCGAGGGGCGAAGCCAGCGCCGTCGCGAGTCTGGCCCTCTTCCTCGACGGCCGCCGCGTAGACAGCCGCACACACCAGTTCGCTGAGCCGGGCAAGGCCGACCTCGTGTTCAACCTGCCCCCCCTGAAGGCCGGCCCGCACGCAGGCTACTTCGAACTCAGCCCCGACGCCCTGCCCGGCGACGACCGCCGCTACTTCCTTCTGCATGTCGCCGCGCGGGTGCCCGTGCTCGTCGTGGACGGCGCCCCCTCGTCGGTGCCCTTCGAGAGCGCCGCCGACTTCGTGAAGCTGGCCCTCCAGCCGCCGGAGGCCGGGGCCATCGAGCGGTCACCCTTCGCCGTCCAGGCCGTGTCACTTCAGGAACTGGCCGGCACCGACCTCTCGAAGTTCGCGGCCGTGGTGGTGGCCGACGTGCCGCCCCTGCCGCCCGACGCGGTTCAGCGCCTCCACGACTACGTCACCGCCGGCGGCCTGCTCCTGCTCTTCCCCGGCGCCCACACGCAGATCGAGGCCTGGAACGGGGAGAAACTCGCCGGCGTGCCGCTCCAGCCTCTTGTCGAGGCCGAAGGCGACAAGCAGATCAAGCTCGGCCCGGTGGCCCCCGTCAACCCCGTCGTGTCCCAGTTGCCCGCGGAGGGCCTCGACCGTGTGCTGCTCGCGAAACTCTTCCGCCTCAAGCCCGACGCCCAGACCACCGAGGCCCTGATCCACACCGAGCGCGGCGAGCCATTTCTCGTCCGACGCCAGAGCGGCCGGGGCAAGGTCTATGTCTTCGCCGTGTCGGCGCAGCCCGACTTCTCGAACTTCCCCTTCACGCCGCCCTTCCTGCTGATCCTGCACCGAGCCATCCACACCCACCTCGTCGAGGGCGCAGCGCCGCTCGCCCTGCCCACGTTCACCGAGTTGCGGCTGACGATGCCACCAGGGGACCACTTGGTGCTCACGCCCGACGGCGCCGCCGTGCCCGTGATGCGGCCGCCCGAGGGCGACCTTCTGTTCACAAGGACCGAGGCGGCGGGCATCTACCGCCTTGTCACCGGCAGCGCCGCGCCGGCGGACCCCGGGACGGCGCCTGCCGTGGCCGCGCTGAATCCGCCCGCGCAGGAATCCGAGCTCGAGCGCCTCGACGCCGCCGCGATCAACGCCCTGCTGCCCGACAGCTCCATCAGCTACCTGCGGGCCGACGGCGGCGTGGAGTCCATCGGCCAAGGCACGGAGGCGCAGAGCGCGGCCTCAACGTTTCCCCTCGCGGCCATCGCCCTGGTGTTCCTGCTGGGCGAAGTGCTCCTCGCGTGGTCCATGGGCCGGCCCAGCGCCGCCGGGAGGCAGGAATGA
- a CDS encoding VWA domain-containing protein — MNTMRVVFDCPLPPWLVAAAAAVVAGVALFFLRRDTAHLRPLVRRTILALAAAAAVLLAGILLSPKFVRTWPDPHKPLCTVLVDGSRSMLLTDSYSGKLLERLNPKEAPAAGPREVARQELVSLLLAPGPEGWLTKVRESFDIAAWRFAGSLDALSLSPDAPPFEVHPEGYTTALGEALDQVTRGVGGARPRAVVLLSDGAWNTGRDPSEVARVLGRMGIPVFPIGIGNPSPPRDAAVVALRAPKSALLGDEVLLSADVGSSGMGAARLPVQLVSGADVIAEKQVVTLPSGQPVSVSFTFVPDTPGLRTFSVRIPRQEGEQDEANNSAKASIEVSERKIRVLLVDSEPRWEFRFLRNVFERDPAVQLTVCLLRPGLGPIKGEGYLDALPTQKPQFAEYDLFFLGDLSREQMPEEFLKELADAVKVRGGALVVIAGRRQNCRGLAGTPVAAILPVALGGAEGGGRGEPFTVELTQDGASHLVTRLAPDPEENQSVWSRLPKVRWSASVGGLARGATALLVHPYRLAGQSKLPLLAVQRVGMGKVLFLGIEETWRWRQEVGDKYHYRFWAQTIRWMVKRQFAEGDPRARLSLDRTECDAGEAVEVEAYCLGPDGFPLEAARVWAKIDSDAGASQRLALAAAPGGWGIYRAIFKPDKPGKYSLRPIVSAYGDEPLSSVAMLTVSRADLEKKFLAQDANTLNSIALASRGQYLRVDESDRLPSLLAAKVERRMLTSEHSPCRHWLYYSVLALLLGAAWLIRKRSGLA; from the coding sequence ATGAACACGATGCGCGTGGTCTTCGACTGCCCCCTTCCGCCCTGGCTCGTCGCCGCCGCGGCCGCCGTGGTGGCGGGCGTGGCCTTATTCTTCCTGCGGCGCGACACCGCCCACCTTCGCCCCCTGGTGCGCCGGACGATTCTCGCGCTGGCAGCGGCCGCCGCGGTGCTGCTCGCAGGCATCCTGCTAAGCCCGAAGTTCGTCCGCACCTGGCCCGACCCCCACAAGCCGCTGTGCACGGTGCTGGTGGACGGTTCGCGCAGCATGCTGCTGACCGATTCCTACAGCGGCAAGCTGCTCGAGCGGCTCAACCCCAAGGAGGCGCCCGCCGCCGGGCCGCGCGAAGTGGCGCGCCAGGAGCTGGTCAGTCTTCTTCTCGCCCCCGGCCCCGAGGGCTGGCTGACCAAGGTGCGTGAGAGCTTCGACATCGCGGCCTGGCGCTTCGCCGGCTCCCTGGACGCGCTGTCGCTGAGCCCCGACGCACCGCCCTTCGAGGTCCACCCCGAGGGTTACACGACCGCATTGGGCGAGGCCCTCGACCAGGTGACCCGCGGCGTCGGCGGCGCGCGGCCGAGGGCCGTCGTCCTCCTCAGCGACGGCGCCTGGAACACCGGGCGCGACCCCTCCGAGGTGGCGCGCGTGCTCGGGCGCATGGGTATCCCGGTCTTCCCGATCGGCATCGGCAACCCCAGCCCGCCGCGCGATGCCGCGGTGGTGGCGCTGCGCGCGCCGAAGAGCGCCCTGCTCGGCGACGAGGTGCTGCTGAGCGCCGACGTGGGCTCGAGCGGCATGGGCGCCGCCCGCCTGCCGGTGCAGCTCGTCAGCGGCGCCGACGTCATCGCCGAGAAGCAGGTCGTCACGCTGCCCTCGGGCCAGCCGGTCAGCGTCAGCTTCACCTTCGTGCCCGACACGCCCGGCCTCCGCACCTTCAGCGTCCGCATTCCCCGCCAGGAGGGCGAGCAGGACGAGGCGAACAACTCCGCCAAGGCCAGCATCGAAGTCTCGGAGCGCAAGATTCGCGTGCTCCTCGTGGATTCCGAGCCGCGCTGGGAGTTCCGCTTCCTGCGCAACGTCTTCGAACGCGACCCGGCCGTGCAGCTCACCGTGTGCCTGCTGCGCCCCGGCCTCGGGCCGATCAAGGGCGAGGGCTACCTTGATGCCCTCCCCACGCAGAAGCCGCAGTTCGCCGAATACGACCTGTTCTTCCTGGGCGACCTGAGCCGCGAACAGATGCCTGAGGAGTTCCTGAAGGAACTGGCGGATGCGGTGAAGGTGCGGGGTGGCGCGCTCGTGGTCATCGCGGGGCGGCGCCAGAACTGCCGCGGCCTCGCAGGCACCCCCGTGGCCGCCATCCTGCCCGTCGCCCTCGGGGGCGCGGAGGGGGGCGGCCGGGGCGAGCCGTTCACCGTCGAGCTGACTCAGGACGGCGCGAGCCACCTGGTCACCCGTCTCGCGCCCGACCCCGAGGAGAACCAGAGCGTCTGGTCGCGGCTGCCCAAGGTCCGCTGGTCGGCGAGCGTGGGCGGCCTGGCGCGCGGCGCCACGGCGCTCCTCGTGCACCCCTACCGCCTCGCCGGACAGTCGAAGCTCCCGCTCCTCGCCGTCCAGCGTGTCGGCATGGGCAAGGTCCTGTTCCTCGGCATCGAGGAGACCTGGCGCTGGCGACAGGAGGTGGGCGACAAGTACCACTACCGCTTCTGGGCGCAAACGATCCGCTGGATGGTGAAGCGGCAGTTCGCCGAGGGCGACCCGCGCGCCCGGCTGTCGCTCGACCGCACCGAATGCGACGCCGGCGAGGCGGTGGAGGTGGAAGCCTATTGCCTCGGCCCCGACGGCTTCCCGCTCGAGGCCGCGCGCGTGTGGGCGAAGATCGACTCGGACGCTGGGGCCTCCCAGCGCCTGGCCCTGGCCGCGGCCCCCGGCGGCTGGGGCATCTACCGCGCGATCTTCAAGCCCGACAAGCCCGGCAAGTACTCCCTGCGCCCCATCGTGTCGGCCTACGGCGACGAGCCGCTGTCGTCCGTCGCCATGCTCACCGTGTCTCGGGCCGACCTGGAGAAGAAGTTTCTCGCCCAGGATGCAAACACGCTGAATTCTATTGCACTCGCGAGCCGAGGGCAGTATCTTAGAGTAGACGAGAGCGATCGGCTGCCCTCGCTGCTGGCGGCGAAGGTCGAGCGGCGCATGCTCACATCCGAGCACTCTCCTTGCCGCCATTGGCTGTATTATTCGGTGCTCGCGCTGCTGCTCGGCGCGGCGTGGCTCATCCGCAAGAGGAGTGGGCTGGCATGA